The Brockia lithotrophica genome includes a window with the following:
- a CDS encoding Molybdopterin biosynthesis protein MoeA, whose amino-acid sequence MELFRVLSVADVRKLLDALPVPSRRVEEVPLLRAAGRVLARGVRAPEDVPAFSRSTVDGYAVIARETFGAGESTPTLLEVVGEVRMGEIPRRRLEEGEAMYVPTGGMLPEGADAVVAVEHVEVMGALLNVYRAVSPGQNVIFRGEDALAGEDVLGPGMRLRAYEIAYLAGLGVREVPVYVPPTVTVFSTGDELVPHETRDLRLGQVRDTNAPAICLLAEEFGAHVRCGGIVRDDEDDFARAIDGALEDSDLVVLSGGSSVGVRDLTLRVLEERFGAEVFFHGISLHPGKPTLLARVGERFVLGLPGNPTSATVVFFLFGRHLLARLAGEAVFAPIALEAKLRRPLASVAGRTDYYRVRLVREADGWWAEPVLGKSGLLFTLLGSDGLAEVPEEKEGYLAGESARVYLLHTRQVAAPPSRKPREGLAARWMEKEE is encoded by the coding sequence GTGGAACTCTTTCGCGTCCTGTCCGTCGCCGACGTCCGGAAGCTCCTCGATGCGCTTCCCGTGCCTTCGCGCCGGGTAGAGGAAGTCCCCCTCCTTCGGGCGGCGGGGCGCGTGCTCGCGCGCGGCGTACGCGCTCCGGAGGACGTCCCCGCGTTTTCCCGCTCTACCGTAGACGGGTACGCCGTGATCGCCCGGGAGACCTTCGGTGCGGGGGAATCCACTCCCACGCTCCTCGAGGTCGTCGGCGAGGTGCGCATGGGCGAAATCCCCCGGCGCCGTCTCGAAGAAGGAGAGGCGATGTACGTCCCCACGGGGGGGATGTTGCCCGAGGGGGCGGACGCCGTCGTCGCCGTGGAGCACGTGGAGGTCATGGGGGCGCTTCTCAACGTCTACCGCGCCGTTTCGCCGGGGCAGAACGTGATCTTCCGCGGGGAAGACGCCCTCGCCGGGGAGGACGTCCTCGGACCGGGAATGCGTCTTCGCGCCTACGAAATCGCCTACCTCGCCGGCCTCGGGGTACGCGAGGTTCCCGTGTACGTGCCTCCTACCGTGACCGTGTTTTCCACGGGCGACGAACTTGTCCCGCACGAAACGCGCGACCTCCGGCTGGGGCAGGTGCGCGACACAAACGCCCCGGCGATCTGCCTCCTTGCCGAGGAGTTCGGCGCGCACGTTCGCTGCGGCGGCATCGTACGCGACGACGAAGACGACTTTGCCCGGGCGATCGACGGCGCCCTCGAAGATTCCGACCTCGTGGTCCTCTCCGGCGGGAGCTCCGTCGGAGTTCGCGACCTCACGTTGCGGGTCCTCGAGGAGCGTTTCGGTGCGGAAGTCTTCTTCCACGGGATCTCCCTCCACCCGGGGAAGCCCACCCTGCTCGCGCGCGTGGGCGAGCGCTTCGTCCTCGGTCTTCCCGGGAACCCCACTTCGGCCACGGTCGTCTTTTTCCTCTTCGGCCGCCACCTCCTCGCGCGCCTGGCCGGAGAGGCGGTTTTTGCCCCGATCGCCCTCGAGGCGAAGCTTCGCCGCCCCCTCGCCTCCGTCGCCGGTCGCACGGATTACTACCGCGTGCGCCTCGTGCGCGAGGCGGACGGTTGGTGGGCGGAGCCGGTGCTCGGAAAGTCGGGCCTCCTCTTTACCCTCCTGGGGAGCGACGGTCTTGCGGAGGTGCCTGAGGAAAAGGAAGGGTACCTCGCCGGAGAGTCGGCCCGCGTGTACCTTCTGCACACGCGGCAGGTGGCAGCCCCGCCCTCCCGCAAGCCGCGAGAAGGGCTCGCCGCCCGCTGGATGGAAAAGGAGGAGTGA
- a CDS encoding Molybdopterin biosynthesis protein MoeA / Periplasmic molybdate-binding domain yields MARKVFLDEEPLDDVRRRWLARADIPRRTERIPTAEALNRVAATDLYARVSMPNYNAAAMDGFAVRAERTFFASETNPVRLRVGEEALVVDTGDPLPEGTDAVIAVERVHLLDDGRTIEVLAPVAPWQDVRPIGEDVVVGEMILPAFRRLRPYDLGALLAGGVLEIEVLARPRVAVLPTGDELVPPKVDIGLGEIPEFNGAMLRGLAESWGAVADVFPITPDEPELLRERVATALERYDVVVLNAGSSAGRDDYTADILGSFGEIVAHGVATRPGKPVVLAVTPEGRPLLGIPGFPVSAFLAMEWFLKPLLDRYYGEGAPPRPRVRALLGRRLVSAVGRDEFVRVTVGKVEGRYVVQPLSRGAGVTMSLVRADGLLVVPRETEGFEQGTEVEVELFRDPSQIDRTVVLAGSHDFALDLLRSHLRRKDPTCDLSSSHVGSTAGLQAIARREAHGAGIHLLDPEDGTYNVSYVRRHIRGVPVVLVHLATRVQGFLVAKGNPLGIRSLEDIARPGVRYVNRQRGAGTRILFDHLLRKAGIPRESVYGYDREVPTHLAVAVAIREGSADVGLGIYAAAKAFELDFVPVGEEQYDLLLLRSFAESPLGACFLEILRSAAFREELRRFGGYDLSRSGEVVYAQDD; encoded by the coding sequence GTGGCGCGCAAGGTGTTTCTCGACGAAGAGCCCCTCGACGACGTTCGCCGGCGTTGGCTCGCCCGCGCGGACATCCCCCGGCGGACGGAACGAATTCCCACGGCGGAAGCGCTGAACCGTGTCGCCGCCACGGACCTCTACGCCCGCGTGTCCATGCCCAACTACAACGCGGCGGCGATGGATGGCTTTGCCGTGCGCGCAGAACGGACGTTCTTTGCTTCGGAAACAAACCCCGTGCGCCTGCGCGTCGGGGAAGAGGCGCTCGTCGTCGACACCGGCGACCCCCTCCCCGAAGGGACGGACGCCGTGATCGCCGTCGAGCGCGTCCACCTTCTCGACGACGGGCGGACGATCGAAGTCCTCGCCCCCGTTGCCCCGTGGCAGGACGTGCGACCGATCGGCGAAGACGTCGTGGTGGGGGAGATGATCCTCCCCGCCTTCCGCCGCCTCCGCCCCTACGACCTCGGGGCACTCCTCGCGGGCGGCGTCCTCGAGATCGAGGTCCTCGCGCGCCCTCGCGTGGCCGTTCTCCCTACGGGCGACGAGCTCGTCCCTCCCAAGGTAGACATTGGTCTCGGGGAAATCCCCGAGTTCAACGGCGCCATGCTCCGCGGCCTTGCGGAGTCCTGGGGAGCGGTCGCCGACGTCTTTCCGATCACGCCCGACGAGCCGGAGCTCCTTCGGGAGCGCGTGGCAACCGCCCTCGAGCGCTACGACGTCGTTGTCTTGAACGCCGGTTCGAGCGCCGGACGCGACGACTACACCGCGGACATCCTCGGGTCCTTCGGCGAGATCGTCGCCCACGGCGTCGCCACCCGGCCGGGAAAACCCGTCGTCCTCGCAGTGACCCCAGAGGGGCGCCCCCTTCTCGGAATCCCCGGCTTTCCCGTCTCCGCCTTCCTCGCCATGGAATGGTTTTTGAAACCCCTCCTCGATCGCTACTACGGAGAGGGCGCGCCTCCGCGACCGCGCGTGCGCGCGCTCCTCGGGCGGCGCCTCGTATCCGCCGTCGGCCGCGACGAATTCGTCCGTGTGACCGTGGGCAAGGTGGAGGGACGCTACGTCGTCCAACCCCTCTCGCGCGGCGCCGGCGTGACGATGTCCCTTGTCCGCGCCGACGGGCTCCTCGTCGTTCCGCGGGAAACGGAGGGCTTCGAGCAGGGAACGGAGGTCGAAGTCGAGCTCTTCCGCGACCCGTCGCAGATCGACCGTACCGTCGTCCTTGCGGGGAGTCACGACTTCGCCCTCGACCTCTTGCGATCGCACCTCCGGCGGAAGGACCCTACGTGCGATCTTTCGTCCTCGCACGTGGGAAGCACGGCGGGGCTTCAGGCGATCGCCCGCCGCGAGGCCCACGGCGCCGGCATCCACCTCCTCGATCCGGAGGACGGCACGTACAACGTCTCCTACGTCCGACGCCACATCCGCGGCGTCCCCGTCGTCCTCGTCCACCTTGCCACGCGCGTTCAGGGCTTCCTCGTCGCCAAGGGGAATCCTTTGGGGATCCGAAGCCTTGAGGACATCGCCCGTCCGGGCGTGCGCTACGTCAACCGTCAGCGCGGCGCGGGGACGCGAATCCTGTTCGACCACCTCTTGCGCAAGGCGGGCATTCCCCGGGAGTCCGTGTACGGCTACGACCGCGAAGTTCCCACCCACCTCGCCGTAGCAGTCGCCATCCGCGAGGGAAGCGCCGACGTGGGGTTGGGGATCTACGCGGCGGCCAAGGCCTTCGAACTCGACTTCGTCCCCGTGGGAGAGGAGCAGTACGACCTTCTCCTCTTGCGCTCCTTTGCGGAAAGCCCGCTGGGCGCCTGCTTCCTCGAAATCCTGCGAAGCGCCGCCTTTCGCGAGGAGCTCCGGCGCTTCGGCGGCTACGACCTCTCCCGCAGCGGAGAGGTGGTGTACGCGCAGGACGACTGA
- a CDS encoding Spore cortex-lytic enzyme, lytic transglycosylase SleB, whose protein sequence is MRSRWVRVVAFGLAFLLACLVPLEFWGQAPLAPGDAGKVGEPPRVEAFGQEILRVGSRGGDVYELQGRLRYLGYYHGAIDGIFGWRTYWAVRNFQYQFGIRVDGIVGPQTKYKLWLATKNWRPTSTASAPAPSAPKPTYVSYTSQPITSRDIDLMARTVYGEARGEPYVGQVAVAAVILNRLRHPAFPKTIPGIIFQPGAFTSVSDGQIWLTPDATARRAVYDALNGWDPSGGALYYFNPKTATSAWIWSRPQIKRIGNHIFTR, encoded by the coding sequence GTGCGTTCCCGGTGGGTGCGCGTCGTCGCGTTTGGGCTTGCCTTCCTCCTCGCGTGCCTTGTGCCTCTCGAATTTTGGGGTCAGGCGCCCTTGGCGCCGGGGGACGCGGGGAAGGTAGGCGAACCTCCAAGGGTCGAAGCCTTTGGTCAGGAGATTCTTCGCGTAGGTTCGCGCGGGGGAGACGTGTACGAACTTCAAGGGAGGCTTCGGTACCTCGGGTACTACCACGGGGCGATCGACGGGATCTTTGGTTGGCGCACGTACTGGGCGGTGCGCAACTTTCAATACCAATTCGGCATCCGCGTGGACGGGATCGTCGGGCCCCAGACGAAGTACAAGCTCTGGTTGGCGACCAAAAACTGGCGCCCTACGAGCACCGCCTCGGCACCCGCTCCTTCCGCACCGAAACCCACGTACGTCTCGTACACCTCGCAGCCGATCACGAGCCGCGACATCGACCTCATGGCCCGTACGGTGTACGGGGAGGCGCGGGGAGAGCCGTACGTCGGGCAGGTCGCCGTGGCGGCGGTCATCTTGAACCGCCTGCGACATCCCGCGTTTCCCAAAACGATCCCCGGGATCATCTTTCAGCCCGGTGCCTTCACGTCCGTCTCGGACGGGCAGATCTGGCTCACGCCGGACGCGACGGCGCGCCGCGCGGTGTACGACGCGCTCAACGGATGGGACCCAAGCGGCGGAGCCCTCTACTACTTCAACCCCAAGACCGCGACTTCTGCGTGGATCTGGTCGCGGCCGCAGATCAAGCGCATCGGCAACCACATCTTCACCCGCTGA